DNA sequence from the Sandaracinaceae bacterium genome:
CTGCCGGGCCGCTGCCGCGCGCTCCGCTGGCGTGGGCTCGCTCGGGATCTCGGTCCTGGCCCCTGGCACCTCTCGCTCCGTCGACGCCGTCCCCGTGAGCTCGTCGCGTGCGACGACGAGGCCGCGCGCAGTGTCCTCGCTGCCGCTATCGGAGCGTCCACTGAGCAGCAGGAGGCCGCCTATCGCGAGCGAGGCGACCAGCGCGCGCAGGAGCTTCGTGCGGGTGCTGGTGGGTGACAGCAGGGGTTCCGTCTTGGGCCGCGCGCGGAGGCGTGGCTCACCGCCGCAGCGCAGGCAGGTTCCCTCCGGCGACAGCGCCAGGTCATGCACCGGGCAGCGCCGCGGGCCCGGAGCCATGGACGGCGGGCGTCGGGACGGCCGGCCCGGACCTCCGCTGGGCGGGCGCGACGGGCGTGGCGTTGGCCGGGACGCCATGGGCCTTCTGGACGGGGGCTGACTCACCGCGACGCCTCCGTGGATGCCCCCGAGCCCACAGGGGTGGGCTGGCCACGGGGCGTGAGGCCAGCGGCGCGATAGACGGCGTCGATGAGCTGCATGTTGCGCAGCCCGTCGTCTGCGACGGTGGGCAGGGGTGTCCCGTGCAGCAGGCGCGCGCAGAATGCCTCGAGCTGATAGGTGTAGGTCGCGCGCCGCGGGAACGTCTCGCTGACCCACCGCTGGCCGTGGACTCGGTGCCGCAGGCGGTGTCCCAGCTGGGGGCCGACGGGGTTGAACGCGCGCAGCTCGCCGCGCTCGAAGCGCACGCGCACACCGACGTCGAGCAGGCGCCGCGACAGGAGCGAGCAGCGCAGCCGGCCAGTGCCTCCGCTCGGGAGGGACACGTCGGCTTCCATGGCGCGGTCGACCCCGGGGCTCATCAGCGTCGCCCGCGCCCCCTTCACCGTCGGCTCCTCGCCGCTCAGCTGGCGCAGCATGTGCGCTGCGTAGGCCCCGGTGTCCATCATCGCGCCGCCGGCGAGCCCCAGCTGGAAGCGGATGTCCCCTGGCATGGGAAGCGGGATACACATGGAGGTCTCGATGTGCTCGATCCGCCCGTAAGGGCCGCGCTGACACAGCTCCACCATGCGTGCCGCCATGGGGTGGAAGCGCCAGTGGAAGGCCTCCACGACGACGCGTCCGTGGCGCTCGCTCGCGGCCAGCACCTCGGCGGCCTCGTCGGCGTTGGAGGTGAACGGCTTCTCCAGCAGCACGTGCTTGCCGGCGGCCAGCGCCTTCACGGTCCACGGCGCGTGCAGCGAGTTGGGCAGCGGGTTGTACACGGCGTCCACGTGCTGGTTCTCGAGCAGCGCCTCGTAGCTGCCGAACGCCAGCTGCACATCGTGCTTGCGCGCGAACTGGCGAGCCCGCCGCACGTCGCGCGCGGCCACGGCCAGCACCTTGGCCTCGGGCAGCTGCCGCGCGGGCGCCATCAGCGCGAACGGGGCGATGCGCGCTGCGCCGAGCACGCCGATGCGGACCGGAGACGAGAGCTCCCTGCTGGCCATGCGCGCTACGCTACCTTAAGTGCTGGGCGCGCGTCGCCACCGTCGTTCTAATGGAAGGCGACACGTCGCATCGACCCCTACCGCATGATGCCCCATCGTCGGAGGACGTCCTGCTCATCGCGCGTGAGCTGCCCCTTCAGCAGCTTCTCCTGCCGCGCCTCGACCTCGAGTGGGAGCGCGACCACGTACGCGACCAGGCCCTGCGTCGCGAGTTCCGTGCGGAGCGCTCGGGCCAGGTCCACCAGCGCCTTTGCCGTGGCGCGGGGCTTGCGTGCGACGGCGTCGTTCAGCGCTACCCATTCCTCGGCTTCCTCGGGCCGCAGATAGCCCAGGTCGGTGTGCCGCCACTCGCCGACCATGAGGTCCTGGGACGGTTCTCCGGCGTTCAGCCAAGAAAGCACGGGGGGCAGGAAGGAGTCATAGCCATAGGAGAGCACCGCGAAGCCTTCACTGGTCGACGAGAGCTCCTGGAGCCTACGGCCGAGAGGCGCTCGGAGTTCAGCAATCTTTGCTACCGCCCGCTTCGACTCTGCCGCGTTCGGCACCGGCCATAGGAGCATCGTTCCGTTGACGTCGTGCTGAACGACGCGCACCAGCGTGCCTGCCGCGTCTCGCTCGTAGTGGACCTCGAGCGCTTCTCCGGAAGGCTCGTGGAGCGTAGCGCGCTCGACGCCATGTTGGCCGTCCACGTAGGTCCAGCGCGTGGGGGGGGCCGTAGCGCTCCACATTGGCCACCTGGCGACGAGCCGCAGTGCGCCACGATGTGGCACCAGCAAGGCGTAGGGTGTCCATCCATCCCCCCGCGTCAGGTGTGCGACCACGTGTTCATCCCGGTGCTCGAGGTAGATCAGCTCGCCGGGACCAGCCGCGGAGCGCTCTGCCACGAGCGTGCCTCGTGCGTCGAATCCGTGCTCGACGCGGGACAGGCCCGACCGCTCGACGTATTCGGCCTCCAACACCCCGCGCTTTGCAGCACGCCACTCCACAACGGACTCGATCACCGACGCCATCTGTGTATCTGGGGCGGAAGGTCGTGCTGGCATCTCGTCTATCGAGCTCATCTCACTGGCCCTCGAACGACACACGCACCGCCGTCGCCGTGCTCTCCGTGCTGCCCTGGCCCAGCTGGCCGGCCCAGCCGCTGCCCCAGGCCCACAGCGTGTCGCCCGCGCGCGCGAGGACGTGATCGGCTCCAGCGGCGACCTCGTCGGCACCCAGCGCAAGCGTGCTGGGCGGGAGGCGGTAGTCCACCAGCCCATCACCCCGCGGCCCCGCGCCGGGCATGCTGCCACCGGCTCCCCAGCACCGCACGGTGCCGTCGGCCAGACGCACGCACGCGTGCCCGGCGCCCGTCGCCACCTGCGTCACGGATCCCAGCCCGCGCACCTCGCCCACCCCCCACTCGAGCGGGCTGCGAGGCGTCGGGCGCGGCCCCGTGGGCGCGGGCAGGTCGGGGTCGATGCCGTACGCCACGGGCGCGATGCCCAGCGCGAACAGACGCCCGTCGTCTGTCAGTGCGAACCCGTGGTGTCGATGAATCACCAGGCGCGCCACCCGAGACAGGCCTTCGAGACGCTGAGGCGGAAGCTCCTCGGGCGCAACCGGAGCGCGGGGGAGGCTGCCGCTCCCGCCCGTGTTCACCATGCGGTACGCCCCGATGCCCCAGAAGTAGACCTCGCCGTCCACGACGGCCGCGGTCAGCTCGCCGAACGCAGCGATGGACGAGGCAGGGGGGAGCCCCGCGACACGGACTGGAGGGCTGGCCTGGTTGCCGTCTTCGATGAGGCGCCCGTCGCCCAGCTCGCCCATGCGGTCGTAGCCCCAGCACCAGACGGATCCGTCTCTGCGCAGCGCACAGGAGTGGTTCTCGCCCAGCGCCACCTGGATGGCGTCGTCGATGCCCGGGACCACCGTCGGGGGCTTCGCGCCGAACGACGCGGGCACGCCGGACACGCGCCCGAACGTGTCCGAGCCCCAGCACGAGACCCGACCGTCGGCGTGCAGCGCAGCCGCGTGCAGGCGTGCCGCGGCGAGGGAGACCACGTCACGCAGGCCCGGGACCTCCACCGGGCGCGTGCGCGGCTGATCGCCGGACACCCCGAGCGCTCCGTCCGAGTTGCCACCCCAGCAGTACACGCGCCCGCTGCGGAGCGCGCAGCTGAACTGCGAGCCCACTGCCAGGGTGTGGTGGGGTGGCGCGAGCTGGCGCGCGGGGCCGTCGGTCGGATGGGTCACGGGGATCTCCTGGTGCGCGACCGGCTCTGCCTGCCAGTCGCTGGGGGCGCCCTCGCCGCTGGGACTCGCGGCCGTTGCAGAGACCGGGGCGCGGGACACCGCGGGCTCGCTGCAGCCGATGGCCACCACGACCACGAAGGACATCCAGGCGAGGCGCATGCCGCCACCGTACCACGGCGTGATTTCTCCCCCGTGCGCCGAGTGTGGTGAGCGGCGGCTGTGCGTGAGCTGCGGGGGAGGCGGTCCGAGTGTCAGTCGCGATGCGGGCCCTGGCCGACCGGCCGGTAGAGGCTCGTCCTTTTCCGGCCCTGGGCTTCGTGCTACCTGCCAGCCCTCATGGCGCTGTTCGCAAAGAAGAAGCCGGTCGGTGATGCATCGGAGAAGAAGAGCCTGGGTCGCGGCGTGTTCCGCCGTTGCGAAGGCTGCGCCGAGACGCTCAAGGCCGAGGAGTTCACCGCCAACCTCGAGGTCTGCCCGCGCTGCGGTCACCACTACCGGCTGAGCGCCGAGGCATGGGTCCAGTACCTGATCGACCCCGGTTCGTGGACGGAGCACGACGAGGGCCTGCGCTCCCTCGACCCGCTGCACTTCGTGGACTCGCAGCCATACCCCGAGCGCCTCAGCAGCAGCATCAAGAAGTCGGGCGTGAACGACGCGTTCATGGCCGGCTCGGGCACCATGGGCGGGCGCCCCGTGCAGCTCGGCTGCTTCGTGTTCCGCTTCATGGGCGGCTCCATGGGCTCCGTGGTCGGGGAGAAGATCACCCGCATGATGGAGCGCGGCGCCGAGCAGAAGCAGCCGGTCATCCTGCTCAGCGCCTCTGGCGGCGCGCGCATGCAGGAGGGGGCCCTGTCCCTGATGCAGATGGCCAAGACCGTGGCCGCGCTGGGGCTCCTGCGCGAGGCGGGCATGCCGTTCATCAGCGTGCTGCTGAACCCCACCACAGGCGGCGTCGCCGCGAGCTTCGCGCTGCTGGGCGACGTGAACATCGCCGAGCCGCGCGCGCTGATCGGCTTCACCGGGCCGCGGGTGATCGAGAACACGATCCGGCAGACCCTGCCCGACGGCTTCCAGCGCTCGGAGTTCTTGCTCGAGCACGGCATGTTGGACATCATCGCCGAGCGTCACGACATGCGCGCCACCATCGCCCGCACGCTCGACCACTTGCTCGACTGAAGCCCCCCAAGCCCTCGTGTACCAAGCGGCGTTGACATGGATGTACGGCCTCGAGAGCCGGGGCGTGAAGCTCGGCCTCGGCCCCATGCAGAGCGCGCTCAAGGTGCGCGGCAACCCTCACGCAGGGCTGCGCTACCTGCACGTGGCGGGCACCAACGGCAAGGGCAGCGTGTGCGCCATGGCGGAGCGCGCGCTGCGCGCGGCGGGGCTGCGCACGGGGTGGTTCAGCTCGCCGCACCTGCACCGCTACGCCGAGCGGATTCGCATCAACGGCCGGCCCATCGGCGAGGCCGAGCTGGGGCGCCGCCTGCTCGCGCTACGTGATGACCCGCGGCTGCCGGCGCTGACCTTCTTCGAGTACACGACCGTCGCCGCCTTCGAGGCCTTTCGCGAACACGCCTGCGACGTCGTGGTGCTCGAGGTGGGCTTGGGGGGCCGGCTCGACTCCACCAACGTGGTCACGCCGACCGTGACGGTGGTCACCAACATCGGGCTCGATCACACGCACATCCTCGGCGACAACGTGCGCTCCATCGCGCGCGAGAAGGCCGGCATCATCAAGGCCCGTGCGCCCCTGGTCACGAGTGTGCGCGACCGGGTGGCCGCCGCCGTGCTGACCGAGCGGGTGCAGCGCGTGGGCACCACCTCGTGGCGCATCGGCAAGGACTTCGGGCTGACCGAGACGGGGATCGTCCGCGGGCGTCTGCGTTACCGCGCGACGGTGCGTGAGCATCACATCGACGACATCAGCCTGGGCCTGCTGGGTGGGCACCAGCCCGACAACGCGGCCTGCGCCGTGGCGGCCCTCGTCGCGCTGCGTGGGAAAGGGCTCGACGTCCCTGACGACGCCATCCGCACCGGGCTCGCGAAGGTGCGTTGGCCAGGGCGCCTCGAGTGGATCCCCAAGAAGCACGGCAAGCCCGCCTACCTGCTGGACGCCGCCCACAACCCCGACGGCTGCCGCACGCTCGCCAAAGAGCTGGTCCGGCGCGCACACCCCGGGCGCGTGGTGCTGCTCTTCGGCGCCATGGTGGACAAGGACCACGTGCCCATGCTCGCCGCCCTCGACGACGTGGTGGACAAGCGCGTCTACGTGACGCCACGGGTCACGCGCGCAGCACGCGCCGACAAGTTCCGCAAGATCCGCCCGGGCACCGTGGCCAGCACCGTCCACGCGGGGCTCGAGCGGGCCAACGCGCTGGCGGGCCCCGACGGATTGGTGGTGGTGGCGGGTTCCATCCACCTGCTGGGCGAGGTGCGCGCAGACATCCTCGGGCTGCGTTGCGACCCCCCGATCGCCATGTGAGCGCCCCGCTGCTATAGGGCTCCGTCATGAGCACCTTCCTCGACGCCTGCGCCCGCCGACCGACCTCGTTCACCCCCGCGTGGCTCATGCGGCAGGCCGGCCGCTACCAGCCGGAGTACCGCGCCATCCGCGAGAAGGTGAGCTTCATAGAGCTGTGCAAGTCGCCCGAGCTTGCGTGCGAGGTCACCGTGCTGGCCGCGGAGCAGCTGGGCGCCGACGCGGGCATCATCTTCGCGGACATCCTGCTCGTGCTCGACCCGCTGCACATCGGCTTCGAGTTCAAGGCCGACCACGGACCGAAGATCCTGAAGCCCATCCGCACGGCCGCGCAGGTGGACGCCGTCGCCGAGACCATCGACCCGGACGAGTCGCTCGGCTACGTGATGGAGGCCATCCGGCAGACGCGCCGCGCGCTGAAGGTGCCGCTGATCGGCTTCGCGGGCGCGCCCTTCACGCTCGCTAGCTACGCCATCGAGGGCGGCGGTAGCAAGAACTACTACGAGACCAAGAAGCTCATGCACGCGGACGAGGGGCTGTGGAACGCCCTCATGAGCAAGCTCTCGCGCGCCATCACGGCCTACCTCAACGCGCAGGTGCGCGCAGGCGCGCAGGCGCTGCAGCTCTTCGACAGCTGGGTCGGCTGCCTCTCGCCTGCGGACTACGAGCGCTTCGTCTTCCCCCACGTGAAGAGCATCTTCGACGGCCTCGACAAGAGCGTGCCGTCCATCCACTTCGGCACGGGCAACCCCGCGCTCTACCCGCTCATGCAGCGCGCGGGAGGAGACGTCATCGGCGTGGACTGGCGCGTGCCACTCGGCGCGCAGTGGGACCAGCTGGGCGAGACGGCCATCATGGGCAACATGGACCCGGCCTACCTGCTGGCTCCGCGTGAGGTGATGTTCCGCGCCGCCACCCAGGTGCTGGAGCAGGCCGCGGGGCGCCCCGGGCACATCTTCAACCTGGGCCACGGCATCATGCCCGAGGCCGACCCCGCGCAGGTGCGCGCGCTGATCGACCACGTACACGAGACGAGCGAGCGGCTCGCGCGGGGGCGCTGACCCGATGAGCGTGGTCGTGGTGGGCGGCGGGCTGGGCGGGCTCGCGTGCGCGTACCGCTTGCTCACGGACGACCCGGGCCGCGAGGTCACGTTGCTCGAGGGCAGCTCGCGCCTCGGGGGACTCGTCACCACCGAGTGCGTCGACGACTTCGTGATCGAGCGCGGACCCGAGTCGATGATCACCACCAAGCCCGCGGGCGTCGCGCTGGCCCGCGAGCTGGGCCTCGGGCCGCGCCTCCTGCGCACCCGCAGCGGCGCCAGCGGGGCCTACGTGGTCACGCGCGGACGGCTCGAGCGCATCCCCGAGGGCTTCTCCATCTTGGCGCCCACGGACATGCGTGCGCTGCTGCGCTCTCCGGTTCTAGGCGCCGCCGCCAAGCTGCGCGCGCTGGCCGACGCGGTGGTCCCCGCGCGCATCCACGAGGACGACAGCCTGGCGGGCTTCGTGCGCAGGCGCTTCGGCGGCGAGGTGCTGGAGCGGCTGGCGCAGCCGCTGGCCGCGGGCATCTACGGCGCGGACCCGGAGGTCCTGAGCCTGCGCGCCACCATGCCGCGCTTCCTCGACGCCGAGCTGCCTGGTGGCGTCGCGCACCACCTCGCGCGCGCGGCACAGGCCACCGGCGAGGTCTCGGCCGGCGCGCGCTACGGGCTGTTCGTGAGCCTCCCGCGCGGTATGCAGGAGCTGACCGACACCCTCGCCGACAGGGTGCGGGCCCACGCGCAGGTGGGGGCGCGGGTGGCGACGCTGACCCCCGAGCGGGGCGGTTACCGGGTGGCGTTCGAGCAGGGCGGTGAGGCGCGGTCTCTCTGGGCCCAGCACGTCGTGCTCGCGCTGCCGGCGCCGCACGTCGCTCGCCTGGTGGGGCCCTTCGCGGCGGACCTCGCGCGCGAGCTGCGGGCCTTTGCGCTGGGGAGCGCGGCGGCGGTCACCGTGGCCGTACCCATGTCGGCGCTCGGGCGGCCACTCGACGCCTATGGCTTCGTCGTCCCGTCCGTGGAGCGGCGCGCCGTGATGGCCTGCACCTTCTCGAGCGCCAAGTGGGACGGGCGCGCGCCCGAGGACGTCGCGCTCTTGCGCGTGTTCTTCGGTGGGCACGCCAACCCCCGCGTTCACCGTGAGCCGGACGCGCGCCTCGTCACGCTCGCGCGGGCTGCGCTGCGTGAGTGGCTGGGGCTCACGCGTTCCCCCGACCTGGTGCGCGTCGACCGTTACGAGGACGCCATGCCGCGCTATCACGTCGGGCACCTGCAGCGCGTGGCGCGCGTCGAAGCGGCCGTGGCTGCCCGACCGGGGCTGCACCTGGTGGGGGGCGCGTACCGCGGCGTCGGCATGCCGGATGTGATCGCCTCCGCTGACATGGCGGCCGGCGCGATCTCGGGCCATGCGTCGCCGCCCATGCCGTGATGGGCCGCAGCGTGCTCCGTGCCGCGCGTGCGCGGACGTGCTCGTCGTTGGCACCGCCCCCATGATGCCGTCGTAGCGCCGCGGCCAGCACGTGGGCGCCGGGATGACACGCCGCCTGCGAGGAGCGTGGGGCGTGCTATCCCGGCCCCATGAACGAGCGAGCGTATACGCGTGGACTGGAGGACCTGGGGCGCGGCTGCTACGCCTACCTCCAACCCGACGGCTCCTGGGGCTGGAACAACGCCGGGCTGATCTGCGACGGCGAAGCCAGCTTGCTGGTGGACACCCTCTTCGACGTCCGCCTGACGGCCGAGATGTTGCGGGTGATGCGAGACGCCGTCGGCGCGGCGCGGCACATCGGCACCGTCGTCAACACGCACGCGAACGGGGACCACTGCTGGGGAAATCAGCTGGTGCGCGACGCCGAGATCATCGCGTCGCGCCGCTCGGCGGAAGAGATGAGCGAGGTCACGCCCGGGCTCATGACCACACTGAACCGCGTGGCCCGCCTGACGCAGCGCTTTGGTGGCGTGGCGGACGGAGTGGGGCGCCTCGCGCGGGCGGTGCGCGTCCCCATGCTGCCCGATGTGATCGAGGCTGCCCCG
Encoded proteins:
- a CDS encoding bifunctional folylpolyglutamate synthase/dihydrofolate synthase, which encodes MTWMYGLESRGVKLGLGPMQSALKVRGNPHAGLRYLHVAGTNGKGSVCAMAERALRAAGLRTGWFSSPHLHRYAERIRINGRPIGEAELGRRLLALRDDPRLPALTFFEYTTVAAFEAFREHACDVVVLEVGLGGRLDSTNVVTPTVTVVTNIGLDHTHILGDNVRSIAREKAGIIKARAPLVTSVRDRVAAAVLTERVQRVGTTSWRIGKDFGLTETGIVRGRLRYRATVREHHIDDISLGLLGGHQPDNAACAVAALVALRGKGLDVPDDAIRTGLAKVRWPGRLEWIPKKHGKPAYLLDAAHNPDGCRTLAKELVRRAHPGRVVLLFGAMVDKDHVPMLAALDDVVDKRVYVTPRVTRAARADKFRKIRPGTVASTVHAGLERANALAGPDGLVVVAGSIHLLGEVRADILGLRCDPPIAM
- a CDS encoding acetyl-CoA carboxylase carboxyltransferase subunit beta, encoding MALFAKKKPVGDASEKKSLGRGVFRRCEGCAETLKAEEFTANLEVCPRCGHHYRLSAEAWVQYLIDPGSWTEHDEGLRSLDPLHFVDSQPYPERLSSSIKKSGVNDAFMAGSGTMGGRPVQLGCFVFRFMGGSMGSVVGEKITRMMERGAEQKQPVILLSASGGARMQEGALSLMQMAKTVAALGLLREAGMPFISVLLNPTTGGVAASFALLGDVNIAEPRALIGFTGPRVIENTIRQTLPDGFQRSEFLLEHGMLDIIAERHDMRATIARTLDHLLD
- a CDS encoding Gfo/Idh/MocA family oxidoreductase, whose protein sequence is MASRELSSPVRIGVLGAARIAPFALMAPARQLPEAKVLAVAARDVRRARQFARKHDVQLAFGSYEALLENQHVDAVYNPLPNSLHAPWTVKALAAGKHVLLEKPFTSNADEAAEVLAASERHGRVVVEAFHWRFHPMAARMVELCQRGPYGRIEHIETSMCIPLPMPGDIRFQLGLAGGAMMDTGAYAAHMLRQLSGEEPTVKGARATLMSPGVDRAMEADVSLPSGGTGRLRCSLLSRRLLDVGVRVRFERGELRAFNPVGPQLGHRLRHRVHGQRWVSETFPRRATYTYQLEAFCARLLHGTPLPTVADDGLRNMQLIDAVYRAAGLTPRGQPTPVGSGASTEASR
- the hemE gene encoding uroporphyrinogen decarboxylase, which encodes MSTFLDACARRPTSFTPAWLMRQAGRYQPEYRAIREKVSFIELCKSPELACEVTVLAAEQLGADAGIIFADILLVLDPLHIGFEFKADHGPKILKPIRTAAQVDAVAETIDPDESLGYVMEAIRQTRRALKVPLIGFAGAPFTLASYAIEGGGSKNYYETKKLMHADEGLWNALMSKLSRAITAYLNAQVRAGAQALQLFDSWVGCLSPADYERFVFPHVKSIFDGLDKSVPSIHFGTGNPALYPLMQRAGGDVIGVDWRVPLGAQWDQLGETAIMGNMDPAYLLAPREVMFRAATQVLEQAAGRPGHIFNLGHGIMPEADPAQVRALIDHVHETSERLARGR
- the hemG gene encoding protoporphyrinogen oxidase — translated: MSVVVVGGGLGGLACAYRLLTDDPGREVTLLEGSSRLGGLVTTECVDDFVIERGPESMITTKPAGVALARELGLGPRLLRTRSGASGAYVVTRGRLERIPEGFSILAPTDMRALLRSPVLGAAAKLRALADAVVPARIHEDDSLAGFVRRRFGGEVLERLAQPLAAGIYGADPEVLSLRATMPRFLDAELPGGVAHHLARAAQATGEVSAGARYGLFVSLPRGMQELTDTLADRVRAHAQVGARVATLTPERGGYRVAFEQGGEARSLWAQHVVLALPAPHVARLVGPFAADLARELRAFALGSAAAVTVAVPMSALGRPLDAYGFVVPSVERRAVMACTFSSAKWDGRAPEDVALLRVFFGGHANPRVHREPDARLVTLARAALREWLGLTRSPDLVRVDRYEDAMPRYHVGHLQRVARVEAAVAARPGLHLVGGAYRGVGMPDVIASADMAAGAISGHASPPMP